One genomic window of Vidua macroura isolate BioBank_ID:100142 chromosome 16, ASM2450914v1, whole genome shotgun sequence includes the following:
- the LOC128815604 gene encoding uncharacterized protein LOC128815604 isoform X1, whose translation MGRLDDHAKRRIVELRRAGLSFRKIKKVLELDDIRVTPQAVYLFLKRKSVEPGSTAAGWDGDQPWPPLQGHEAEPPRLLGTQHPALLTGDPVGSRAPCCAGSQDTKEGIQIVSVASLCKDGGQLGDTLAMGLAPGNGDDSSTGTALAPGTALGGFAPLPQPLPSRGQLVTPSSQNSALMVKKKTVDRTILLQKKVKDASTQTALPNSVGPENHSLAWGRPVPPTAPSCPAIAEKLDAVQMEVQKLSQALHAVLERQCCLERQQEHQQRLQQEVLMTLQQLSSTVSHGAVPATQPCGPFSSRAEPLPTMANFSQFKMELI comes from the exons ATGGGCCGGCTGGATGACCATGCCAAGAGGAGGATTGTGGAGCTgcgcagggctgggctgagcttcCGCAAGATCAagaaggtgctggagctggatgaCATCCGGGTGACACCGCAGGCTGTGTACCTCTTCCTCAAGAGGAAGAGTGTGGAGCCGGGGTCAACGGCAgctggctgggatggggacCAGCCCTGGCCCCCGCTGCAGGGGCATgaggctgagccccccaggcTGCTGGGTACCCAGcaccctgcactgctcactgGGGATCCTGTGGGCAGCCGGGcaccctgctgtgctggcagccaggacaCCAAGGAAGGCATCCAGATTGTCAGTGTGGCCTCACTCTGCAAGGACGGTGGGCAGCTTGGGGACACTTTGGCTATGGGGCTGGCCCCTGGGAATG GTGATGATAGCtccacaggcacagccctggctccaggGACTGCTCTGGGGGGCTTTGCCCCCCTGCCTCAACCACTGCCCAGCCGAGGGCAGCTGGTCACACCCTCCAGCCAGAACTCAGCCCTGATGGTGAAAAAGAAGACAGTGGACAGGACTATCCTCCTGCAGAAAAAG GTCAAAGATGCCAGCACTCAGACTGCCTTGCCAAACTCCGTGGGTCCAGAAAATCACAGCCTTGCTTGGGGTAGACCAGTGCcccccactgctcccagctgccctgccaTCGCCGAGAAGCTGGATGCTGTACAGATGGAGGTgcagaagctgagccaggcCCTGCATGCGGTGCTGGAGCGGCAGTGCTGCCTGGAACGCCAGCAGGAGCACCAGCAGcggctgcagcaggaggtgctgatgacactgcagcagctcagctccaccGTGAGCCACGGCGCTGTGCCAGCcacccagccctgtggccccttcagcagcagggctgagcccttGCCCACCATGGCAAACTTCAGCCAGTTCAAGATGGAGCTGATCTGA
- the LOC128815604 gene encoding uncharacterized protein LOC128815604 isoform X2: MGRLDDHAKRRIVELRRAGLSFRKIKKVLELDDIRVTPQAVYLFLKRKSVEPGSTAAGWDGDQPWPPLQGHEAEPPRLLGTQHPALLTGDPVGSRAPCCAGSQDTKEGIQIVSVASLCKDGDDSSTGTALAPGTALGGFAPLPQPLPSRGQLVTPSSQNSALMVKKKTVDRTILLQKKVKDASTQTALPNSVGPENHSLAWGRPVPPTAPSCPAIAEKLDAVQMEVQKLSQALHAVLERQCCLERQQEHQQRLQQEVLMTLQQLSSTVSHGAVPATQPCGPFSSRAEPLPTMANFSQFKMELI; the protein is encoded by the exons ATGGGCCGGCTGGATGACCATGCCAAGAGGAGGATTGTGGAGCTgcgcagggctgggctgagcttcCGCAAGATCAagaaggtgctggagctggatgaCATCCGGGTGACACCGCAGGCTGTGTACCTCTTCCTCAAGAGGAAGAGTGTGGAGCCGGGGTCAACGGCAgctggctgggatggggacCAGCCCTGGCCCCCGCTGCAGGGGCATgaggctgagccccccaggcTGCTGGGTACCCAGcaccctgcactgctcactgGGGATCCTGTGGGCAGCCGGGcaccctgctgtgctggcagccaggacaCCAAGGAAGGCATCCAGATTGTCAGTGTGGCCTCACTCTGCAAGGACG GTGATGATAGCtccacaggcacagccctggctccaggGACTGCTCTGGGGGGCTTTGCCCCCCTGCCTCAACCACTGCCCAGCCGAGGGCAGCTGGTCACACCCTCCAGCCAGAACTCAGCCCTGATGGTGAAAAAGAAGACAGTGGACAGGACTATCCTCCTGCAGAAAAAG GTCAAAGATGCCAGCACTCAGACTGCCTTGCCAAACTCCGTGGGTCCAGAAAATCACAGCCTTGCTTGGGGTAGACCAGTGCcccccactgctcccagctgccctgccaTCGCCGAGAAGCTGGATGCTGTACAGATGGAGGTgcagaagctgagccaggcCCTGCATGCGGTGCTGGAGCGGCAGTGCTGCCTGGAACGCCAGCAGGAGCACCAGCAGcggctgcagcaggaggtgctgatgacactgcagcagctcagctccaccGTGAGCCACGGCGCTGTGCCAGCcacccagccctgtggccccttcagcagcagggctgagcccttGCCCACCATGGCAAACTTCAGCCAGTTCAAGATGGAGCTGATCTGA
- the RNPS1 gene encoding LOW QUALITY PROTEIN: RNA-binding protein with serine-rich domain 1 (The sequence of the model RefSeq protein was modified relative to this genomic sequence to represent the inferred CDS: deleted 1 base in 1 codon) yields the protein MTPSPRAGAAPAARPLASISRDGRGAAAALKMAPSPTKRKDRSEEKSKDRSKDKAATKELSEKDRGREKTRKRRSASSGSSSTRSRSSSTSSSGSSSSTGSSSGSSSSSASSRSGSSSTSRSSSSSSSSGSPSPSRRRHDNRRRSRSKSKPPKRDEKERKRRSPSPRPTKVHVGRLTRNVTKDHIMEIFSTYGKIKMIDMPVDRLNPHLSKGYAYVEFENPDDAEKALKHMDGGQIDGQEITATAVLAPRPRPPPRRFSPPRRMLPPPPMWRRSPPRMRRRSRSPRRRSPVRRRSRSRSPGRRRHRSRSSSNSSR from the exons ATGACACCATCACCGCGCGCCGGCGCTGCTCCTGCT GCCCGCCCGCTCGCGTCAATCTCGCGCGAcgggcgcggagcggcggcggcgctgaaGAT GGCTCCCTCCCCAACCAAGCGCAAGGACAGGTCAGAAGAGAAATCGAAGGACCGGTCCAAGGATAAAGCAGCCACTAAGGAATTGAGTGAAAAGGATCGTGGTCGGGAGAAAACACGCAAAAGACGCAGTGCCTCCAGCGGGAGCAGCAGTACCAG GTCCCGTTCCAGCTCAACTTCCAGCTCGGGGTCCAGTTCCAGCACTGGTTCTAGTAGTGGCTCAAGTTCCTCTTCTGCCTCGAGCCGCTCTGGGAGCTCCAGCACCTCGCGCAGTTCCAGTTCGAGCAGCTCTTCTGGCTCTCCCAGTCCTTCTCGACGGAGACATGACAATAGGAGACGGTCCCGCTCCAA GTCCAAACCACCCAAGAGAGATGAAAAGGAGCGGAAGAGGCGGAGCCCATCACCCAGACCCACAAAAGTGCATGTTGGAAGGCTCACTAGAAATGTGACAAAG gaTCACATCATGGAAATCTTTTCCACTTACGGAAAGATTAAAATGATTGACATGCCAGTTGACAGGCTAAACCCACACCTCTCCAAAGGTTATGCTTATGTGGAGTTTGAAAACCCAGATGATGCTGAGAAAGCCCTGAAACACATGGATGGAG GCCAGATTGACGGTCAGGAGATCACggccacagctgtgctggcaccacGGCCTCGACCACCCCCGAGACGCTTCAGCCCCCCCAGGAGGATGCTGCCACCACCGCCGATGTGGCGCAGGTCCCCCCCTCGCATGAGGAGGAG gtCCCGCTCTCCTCGGCGCAGGTCTCCTGTTCGCCGACGCTCCCGATCCAGGTCTCCCGGGCGAAGGCGCCATCGCAGCCGCTCCAGCTCAAACTCCTCAAGATAA